DNA from Halorarum salinum:
CGACTACGGACTTCGGACGGCTCACGAACGCAGCTATCACGACACGGGGCGGTGGGTGATCTCGGGCGCCGTCGTGGTCGGCGCCCTGCCCGGGGGCGTCGTCGAGGTCGGGCGGGCGGCGCTCGCGATACCGATCGCCTTCCTCGCCGGCGGGGTCGTCCTCAACGTCATCAAGGAGGAGCACCCCGAGGAGCGCGAGAGCCGGTGGTGGGCGTTCGCCGTCGGCGTCGTCGGGTACAGCGCCGTGCTCCTCCTCGTCTGACTCCCGTCCGTGCCCCCTGCGACGCGACGGCGTCGCCCCGTCGGCCGCGTTCGACGCCGGCGGCGGGACGCTGCTGGGTCCGACGCGCGCGCCGTTCGGAAACCCCTTTATCGGCGGCGGCGGAACCCTCGCCCATGTTCAGGCAGTTCCGGTCGGCCGTCGAGGCGGCGCTGGCGGACGCGCTCGCCGACCTCGGCCACCCGACCGACGACCTCGGCATCGAGGAGCCGCCGGGCGACGTGGACGCGACGCTCGCCTCCTCGGTGGCGTTCCGGCTCGCCAGCGAGGCCGGCGCCCCGCCGCCGCAGGTGGCCGGCGAGGTGGCCGACGCGCTCGACGTCGCGGGGACCGAGTACCTCGCGCGCGTCGAGACCACCGGGCCGTACCTCAACTTCTTCACGGACGACGCGTACCTCGCGGACACCCTCGACGCCGCGCACGCGGACGACTACGGGAGCCTCCCCTCGCGCGAGGAGTCGGTCGTCGTGGAGCACACCTCGGCGAACCCGACAGGGCCGGTCCACGTCGGCCGCGCCCGCAACCCCATCGTCGGCGACGCCGTCGCGAACGCGCTCTCGTACGCCGGCTACGACGTGGAGCGTCACTACTACGTCAACGACGCCGGACGGCAGATGGCGGTGTTCACCTGGGCGTTCGAGACGTTCGACGAGTCCGACCTCCCCGAACCGGACCGCGACAAGCCGGATTACGACCTCGTCCGCTACTACCGGAAGGGGAACAGCTACCTGGAGGAGGCCGACCCCGAGGACGTCGAGGACGCCGAGACGGAGATCGAGTCGATCATCCGGGGACTCGAGTCCGGCGACGAGGCGACCTACGAGCGCGTGAGCGAGGTCGTCGACACGGTGCTCGCGGGGATGCAGCAGACGCTCGCCCGACTCCCGGCCGGGTTCGACGAGTTCGTCAAGGAGACGCGGTTCATCCGCGACGGCAGCGCGGCCGAGGCCGTCGAGCGGCTGAAGGACAGCGAGCACGCCGAGATCGACGACGGCGCGTGGGTGCTCGACCTGGAGGAGTGGGGCATCGACAAGGAGTTCGTCTTCCTGCGCTCGGACGGTACCTCGCTGTACACGACCCGCGACCTCGCCCACCACGAGTGGAAGTTCGAAAACTTCGACCGCGCGGTGACGGTGCTCGGCGAGGACCAGCGCCTGCACGCGAAACAGCTCGAGGCCGCCCTCGAGGTGCTCGGCAACGACACCGACCGGCTCACGTCGATGTTCTACTCGTGGGTGAACCTCCCCGGCGGCGAGGGGATGAGCACCCGCGAGGGGACGGGCGTCGACCTCGACGACCTGCTCGACGAGGCGATCGACCGCGCCCGCGCGGAGGTCGAGACCCGGATGGACGACCGCGTCCGCGACGACGACCTGACGGAGGCGGACGTCGAGCGCATCGCCGAGCAGGTCGGCGTCGGCGCGGTCCGCTACGACATCGTCTCCAAACAGCCGACCAAGACGATCACGTTCGAGTGGGACCACGCGCTCGACTTCGAGGCCCAGTCGGCCCCCTACGTCCAGTACGTCCACGCGCGCTGCTGTGGCATCGTCGACGAGGCGGCCGAGCGGGGGACCTCCCCCGCGGCCGACGTGGACGCCGCCGCGCTCTCGACGCCCGAGGAGCGGGCGTTGCTGGCGTCGATCGCGCGGCTCCCCGCGGTCGTCGAGGAGGCCGCCGAGGACCTCGAACCCCACCGCGTGGCGACGTACACCCGGGAGTTCGCTGAGACGTTCAACGCGTTCTACCGGGAGTGTCCCGTGCTCACCGCCGAGGAGGAGCGGACCCGCGAGGCGCGCCTCGCGCTCGTCGCCGCCTCGCGGACGACGATCGCGAACGCGCTCGACGTGCTCGGCGTCGCCGCTCCGGAGTCGATGTAGAAGGGCACGGCCGGGAAGCCGCGGTTCGCCGGCCGTCCGTCACCGTCGTCGGCCGCCGCGCCGTTCGCCGCTTACTGCCGTCGCCGCACGCTCAGGCGATGAGCGACCCGCCCGAGGAGGTGACCGCGTACGCGCCGAGACCCAGCGCGAGCAGGAGGAAGGTGAGGATCCACCACAGCGGGACGTCGCCGTTCTCCGCTCGGACGTCGCCGTTCTCAGCTTGGCTCATACGTCGGTATCGCCCTCGCTCGTAGAAGAGTCCAGCGGTTCGATTCCGGGACTGTCCGCCGGTTCGATCCGATCCGACGGTCGCCGCTCGTCCCGATCACCGGAACAGTCGGCTCAGGAAGCCGCCGTCCTTCCCGCCGTCGTCCTCCTCGGATCCCTCGTCGCTTCCGTCGCCCGACTCCGCTTTCCGTTCGGTCCCGTCCGCGAACGGGATGGCGTCGTCCTCGATCTCCCCGGGGTCGTCCGACCCGGCGGCGCCGTCGACCGCCTGACGCTCGTCCTCGTCGAGCACCGCCCGGCGGGCGTCCGCCGCGGCTCCGTCCTCCAGGTCGTCCCCCTCGTCCTCGATGATGACCGCGTCGTCCGCGTCGCCCGCATCCTTCGCGTCGTCCGCATCGTCCACGTCGTCCGCGTCGTTCGCACCGTCCGCATCCCGGGAGTCCGACGTGGAGTCGGCTTCGTCGACCTCGTCGGCGCCGTCCGCGTCGGTCACCGAGCTCTCCACGTCCGCCGGTTCGGCTTCCACGACCACGTCCTCGACGTCCCCCTCGTCGGCCTCGGGGACCTCGTCGCTCACGGAGGGGTCGTCGTCCTCGGCGACGTCGGCTTCCGCTTCGCCCTCAGTGACGTCGGCTTCCGCTTCGCCCTCGGCGACGTCGGCTTCCGCTTCGCCCTCGGCGACGTCGATTCCCGCCTCGTCGTCAGCCCCGGGTCGCTCCCCGTCCTCGACCGACTCCGCGCCGGAGGAGTCAGCGTCGTCGGCGTCCCCTGCGGTCGCCGGGTCCCCGCCCTCGGTCCCGTCGTCCTCGACGGCGCCGGCGCGTTCCCCGTCGGGCGTCGACGGCTCCCGTTCGCCCTCCTCGACCTCGTAGGAGAGGGGCGGGCGGATCGGCTCGCCGGTGAGCGAGGAGGCGAGCGAGCGGTACGCCGCGGCCGGATCGCTGCCCGGCGCGTACTCCGAGAGCGGTTCGCTCGCCGCGAGCGCCTCCGCGACGACCGGGTCCTCCGGAACCCGCGCGGTCACCGGCACGTCGAACGCCTCCGGGTCGACGTTCGCCGCCTCCAGCGCGGACTCGAGCGAATCGTCGGGACCGACGCGGGTGAGCGCGAGCCCCGCCACCGTGCCGCCCAGTCGTTCGGCCAGTTCGACGGTCTTGCCCGTGTCCGTCAGCGCGTCGCGGGTCGGCGTCGAGACGAGGAGCACGCCGTCGGCGAGCGAGAGTGGGAGCGCGCTCTCGTGGGTGAGGCCGGCGCCGGTGTCGACGACGACGTAGTCCGCGTTCGTGATGGAGCCGATCACCTCCCGGATCCGCGAGGGGTCGGCCGACCTGAACGCCGAGAGCGACTCGTCGCCGGGCACCACGGCGAGCCCGTGGGGCCCGCGGTACGTCGCGTCGACCGGTTCGGCCTCCCCCGCGAGCACGTCGTGGAGCGTGGCGCCGCCCTCGGGGACCTCGAACCCGAGGGCCGGAGCCAGGTTCGCCGTCCCGATGTCGCCGTCGACGGCGACCGTCTCGAAGCCCGCTGCCGCGAGCGTGGCCGCGAGGTTCGCGGCGGTGGTCGTCTTCCCGACCCCCCCTTTCGCGCTCGCGACGGCATAAGTCGTCGGCATTTGGATGGAATCCGGAGGGTGACGTTATAAATGTGGGTCCCATCACCGGTCGGCCGACGGCGCCCGCTCCAGGGGCGACGTGTGTGTGCTCACGACACCATTCAACAGTTACTTACACGCACGCCGGCGAATACGAGATAATGAGTAGCGACGCCGAGGACGGGAACGCGCCCTCCGAGGACCGCCGGAAGTACGAGTTCCGGAAGATCCTCGACCAGCTGGACGAGTACGAGGGCTCCGGGACCCAGCTCGTCACCATCTACATCCCCGAGGACAGGCAGATCTCCGACGTGGTCGCACACGTCACACAGGAGCACAGCGAGGCGTCCAACATCAAATCCAAGCAGACGCGGACGAACGTCCAGGACGCGCTCACCTCCATCAAGGACCGCCTCCGCTACTACGACACCTTCCCGCCGGAGAAGGGGATGGTCATCTTCTCGGGCGCGGTCGACTCCGGTGGCGGCCAGACCGAGATGGTGACCGAGGTGCTCGAGTCCCCGCCCGACCCCGTCGAGTCGTTCCGCTACCACTGCGACTCGAACTTCCTGACGGGGCCGCTGGAGGACATGATGGCCGACAAGGGGCTGTTCGGGCTCATCGTCCTCGACAGGCGCGAGGCGAACGTCGGCTGGCTGAAGGGCAAGCGCGTCGAGCCGGTGAAGTCGGCCTCCTCGCTCGTCCCCGGCAAGCAGCGGAAGGGCGGTCAGTCCGCCCAGCGGTTCGCCCGCCTGCGGCTGGAGGCCATCGACAACTTCTACCAGGAGGTCGCGGGGATGGCGAACGAACTGTTCGTCCCGAAGCGGCACGAACTCGACGGCATCCTGGTTGGCGGCCCGTCGCCGACGAAGGACGAGTTCCTCGACGGCGACTACCTCCACCACGAGATCCAGGACAACGTGCTCGGCAAGTTCGACGTGGCCTACACCGACGAGTCGGGCCTCTACGACGTCGTCGACGCCGCCCAGGAGGTGCTCGCCGACCAGGAGATCCTTCAGGACAAGCGGGAGATGGAGGAGTTCTTCGAGAAGCTCCACACCGGCGAGGAGGCCACCTACGGCTTCGACGAGACCCGGCGGAACCTCGTCATGGGCGCGGTCGACCGCCTGCTGGTCTCGGAGGACCTCCACCACGACGTCGTCCCGTTCGAGTGCCCCAACGGCCACGAGGAGTACGAGGTCGTCGAGCGGCGCCACTCGACGCCCGAGCACACCTGTTCCAGTTGCGGGGAGGAGGCCGAGCCCGGCGAGCGCGAGGACGTGGTCGAACACCTGATGAACATCGCCGACCAGCGCGGCACCGAGACGAAGTTCATCTCCACGGACTTCGAGAAGGGCGAACAGCTCATGGACGCGTTCGGCGGCGTCGCCGGCATCCTCCGGTACCGGACGGGCGTCTAAACCGGACGGACGCGGGAGCCGGTCGGGTCGCGGCGGCGTTTTTAACCATCGGCGGCGGGAACCGTGAACCCATGAGTGGACACGGCACCGCGACCGAACGCGGCTTCGTCCTGTCGGGACGGGAGTGGGCCGTCGTCGGGGGCGCGAGCGCGCTGATGGCGCTGAACGTGCTAGTGATGTACGCGTTCGTCGCGACGCCGCTCGCGCTCGTCAACGACTACCTGTTCGCGTACCCCATCGTCGGCGTCCTCGTCTACGGCGCGGCGATCGCGGGCGGGGAGCTCCTCGCGGAACGCGGGGTCGAGCGCGGCGGGACCGGACTGGCGCTCGCCGGCGTGGCGAT
Protein-coding regions in this window:
- the argS gene encoding arginine--tRNA ligase, with the translated sequence MFRQFRSAVEAALADALADLGHPTDDLGIEEPPGDVDATLASSVAFRLASEAGAPPPQVAGEVADALDVAGTEYLARVETTGPYLNFFTDDAYLADTLDAAHADDYGSLPSREESVVVEHTSANPTGPVHVGRARNPIVGDAVANALSYAGYDVERHYYVNDAGRQMAVFTWAFETFDESDLPEPDRDKPDYDLVRYYRKGNSYLEEADPEDVEDAETEIESIIRGLESGDEATYERVSEVVDTVLAGMQQTLARLPAGFDEFVKETRFIRDGSAAEAVERLKDSEHAEIDDGAWVLDLEEWGIDKEFVFLRSDGTSLYTTRDLAHHEWKFENFDRAVTVLGEDQRLHAKQLEAALEVLGNDTDRLTSMFYSWVNLPGGEGMSTREGTGVDLDDLLDEAIDRARAEVETRMDDRVRDDDLTEADVERIAEQVGVGAVRYDIVSKQPTKTITFEWDHALDFEAQSAPYVQYVHARCCGIVDEAAERGTSPAADVDAAALSTPEERALLASIARLPAVVEEAAEDLEPHRVATYTREFAETFNAFYRECPVLTAEEERTREARLALVAASRTTIANALDVLGVAAPESM
- a CDS encoding MinD/ParA family ATP-binding protein; its protein translation is MPTTYAVASAKGGVGKTTTAANLAATLAAAGFETVAVDGDIGTANLAPALGFEVPEGGATLHDVLAGEAEPVDATYRGPHGLAVVPGDESLSAFRSADPSRIREVIGSITNADYVVVDTGAGLTHESALPLSLADGVLLVSTPTRDALTDTGKTVELAERLGGTVAGLALTRVGPDDSLESALEAANVDPEAFDVPVTARVPEDPVVAEALAASEPLSEYAPGSDPAAAYRSLASSLTGEPIRPPLSYEVEEGEREPSTPDGERAGAVEDDGTEGGDPATAGDADDADSSGAESVEDGERPGADDEAGIDVAEGEAEADVAEGEAEADVTEGEAEADVAEDDDPSVSDEVPEADEGDVEDVVVEAEPADVESSVTDADGADEVDEADSTSDSRDADGANDADDVDDADDAKDAGDADDAVIIEDEGDDLEDGAAADARRAVLDEDERQAVDGAAGSDDPGEIEDDAIPFADGTERKAESGDGSDEGSEEDDGGKDGGFLSRLFR
- the prf1 gene encoding peptide chain release factor aRF-1, which gives rise to MSSDAEDGNAPSEDRRKYEFRKILDQLDEYEGSGTQLVTIYIPEDRQISDVVAHVTQEHSEASNIKSKQTRTNVQDALTSIKDRLRYYDTFPPEKGMVIFSGAVDSGGGQTEMVTEVLESPPDPVESFRYHCDSNFLTGPLEDMMADKGLFGLIVLDRREANVGWLKGKRVEPVKSASSLVPGKQRKGGQSAQRFARLRLEAIDNFYQEVAGMANELFVPKRHELDGILVGGPSPTKDEFLDGDYLHHEIQDNVLGKFDVAYTDESGLYDVVDAAQEVLADQEILQDKREMEEFFEKLHTGEEATYGFDETRRNLVMGAVDRLLVSEDLHHDVVPFECPNGHEEYEVVERRHSTPEHTCSSCGEEAEPGEREDVVEHLMNIADQRGTETKFISTDFEKGEQLMDAFGGVAGILRYRTGV